From Rhizorhabdus wittichii RW1, a single genomic window includes:
- a CDS encoding transcriptional regulator, MucR family (PFAM: ROSMUCR transcriptional regulator~KEGG: mlo:mll6119 transcriptional regulatory protein), with product MAEAEQSDVMSLTVALLSAYFANNTVPSSELPALVEGTRKALLGDAPVVSPAPEETVSAPVSVEPAAVPPTPAPEFKPAVTVDASLASPDQILSLIDGKPYKSLKRHLSTHGLTPAEYRARYDLPADYPMVAPGYSAARREAALKLGLGGKRKDVAANPALAEAGSEAPAAEVAPAEVVAEVPAPVRKARVNASAPATKAKPNAVAGKGKPSAVAETVAAPAGEPAPTPEATASEAAQVKATPARGPRAKAAPAKASPKTSNAKAAIGKGKPAAAVEPAKPKRSRATKADTPPTAPVEIAPAETASAE from the coding sequence ATGGCCGAGGCCGAACAGTCGGACGTGATGTCTCTGACCGTGGCGCTGCTCAGCGCCTATTTTGCGAACAACACCGTGCCGAGCAGCGAACTGCCCGCGCTGGTCGAGGGAACTCGAAAAGCCTTGTTGGGCGATGCACCAGTGGTGTCGCCAGCCCCTGAAGAGACAGTGTCCGCGCCGGTGTCAGTTGAACCAGCGGCTGTGCCGCCGACACCAGCCCCCGAGTTCAAGCCAGCGGTGACGGTAGATGCAAGCCTTGCGTCGCCCGATCAGATACTGAGCCTGATCGACGGCAAGCCTTATAAGTCCCTGAAACGCCATCTCTCGACTCACGGCCTGACGCCCGCAGAATATCGCGCGCGCTATGATCTGCCCGCGGACTATCCCATGGTCGCACCCGGTTATTCCGCCGCGCGCCGGGAGGCCGCCCTGAAACTTGGTCTTGGCGGCAAGCGGAAGGACGTCGCCGCTAATCCGGCGCTAGCCGAGGCGGGCAGCGAAGCCCCGGCAGCCGAAGTGGCGCCTGCGGAAGTGGTCGCGGAAGTGCCCGCGCCGGTGCGCAAGGCTCGAGTGAATGCCTCTGCCCCGGCAACTAAGGCGAAGCCCAATGCCGTAGCCGGGAAGGGCAAGCCCAGCGCTGTCGCCGAGACCGTTGCGGCGCCGGCAGGCGAGCCGGCCCCAACGCCCGAAGCGACTGCCAGCGAAGCTGCGCAAGTGAAGGCGACGCCCGCTCGCGGGCCGCGCGCGAAGGCAGCCCCTGCAAAGGCCTCGCCAAAAACGTCGAACGCCAAGGCCGCCATCGGCAAAGGGAAACCGGCAGCGGCTGTCGAGCCTGCAAAGCCAAAGCGCAGCCGTGCGACGAAAGCTGACACCCCGCCGACAGCACCGGTCGAAATCGCTCCTGCTGAAACGGCCTCGGCAGAATAA
- a CDS encoding UBA/THIF-type NAD/FAD binding protein (PFAM: UBA/THIF-type NAD/FAD binding protein~KEGG: rso:RSc1657 hypothetical protein) yields MQPESPKRHYLPAAFDNSAVRILLVGCGGNGAQMLMGLASLDTALRAISSRSLEVTVVDEDIVTEANLGRQPFYRCDLGNSKARTLTERINLAHGLAWKAVHGRAPGAIGVDNSHVLISCVDTASARRALGAALQDARNPPIYWLDLGNRASDGQYLIGCPGRGTGRDDNRLPTVLEAFPELADEGLAEDDAPSCSVAEALERQSLFVNRVLASHALALLFDLLGRGSIGHAGAFVNLATGYSVPIPLPMKVVSLC; encoded by the coding sequence ATGCAGCCTGAGAGCCCCAAGCGCCACTATCTTCCCGCCGCCTTCGACAACAGCGCTGTCCGAATCCTGCTCGTGGGATGCGGTGGAAACGGAGCGCAAATGCTGATGGGGCTCGCCTCGCTCGATACCGCATTGCGCGCAATTTCCTCACGCTCGCTCGAGGTCACCGTGGTCGACGAAGACATCGTCACCGAGGCGAATCTCGGCCGCCAGCCCTTCTACCGCTGCGATCTCGGCAATTCGAAGGCGAGGACGCTGACCGAACGGATCAACCTTGCCCATGGTCTGGCCTGGAAGGCGGTCCACGGCCGCGCACCCGGAGCGATCGGCGTCGACAACAGCCATGTGCTCATCAGCTGCGTCGACACGGCCTCGGCCCGCCGCGCGCTGGGCGCGGCGCTGCAGGATGCGCGGAACCCGCCCATCTATTGGTTGGACCTCGGCAACCGCGCCAGCGACGGCCAATATCTGATCGGATGCCCGGGCCGTGGAACCGGCCGCGACGATAATCGCCTTCCAACGGTGCTCGAGGCTTTTCCCGAACTCGCCGACGAGGGCCTGGCCGAAGACGATGCGCCCTCCTGTTCGGTCGCCGAGGCGCTCGAGCGCCAGTCGCTCTTCGTCAACCGGGTGCTTGCGAGCCACGCGCTGGCGCTCCTGTTCGATCTGCTCGGACGCGGGTCGATTGGCCACGCCGGCGCCTTCGTGAATCTTGCCACCGGGTACAGCGTTCCGATCCCGCTACCTATGAAGGTCGTTTCCCTGTGCTAA
- a CDS encoding conserved hypothetical protein (KEGG: rme:Rmet_6236 hypothetical protein), protein MIAEDPTAAALLAVVPCYPVPSSGGSPALDALRGSRAGHGLAVGKDGVMLILRRPWLALDAPVTPPIAAYLPYGSIGSPKADLRCGLIPGEHLAAILDHFRAALPNEAAAFILWNETTNTFAVDFPAIDDATPTRLVYRPPVCEPGWHMVCDIHSHGRGPAYFSATDDADDAHATKISLVIGRLHDPAGPVMAARLCAGGMFLAVPRSPFSGDNPCSLRAPSATIFPPPSTTALSESCSWDAVETERKC, encoded by the coding sequence ATGATCGCCGAAGATCCGACCGCGGCGGCACTGCTCGCTGTCGTGCCCTGCTATCCGGTGCCATCGAGCGGTGGCTCGCCGGCACTCGACGCGCTTCGCGGCAGCCGTGCCGGCCACGGCCTTGCGGTGGGCAAGGATGGCGTAATGCTCATCCTGCGCCGGCCATGGCTTGCTCTCGATGCGCCGGTGACGCCGCCGATCGCCGCCTATCTTCCTTATGGCAGCATCGGGTCACCCAAGGCCGACCTGCGCTGCGGACTGATCCCTGGCGAGCATCTGGCTGCGATCCTCGATCACTTCCGGGCGGCTCTGCCCAACGAGGCTGCGGCCTTCATCCTCTGGAACGAGACGACCAACACGTTCGCGGTCGATTTTCCGGCAATCGACGACGCCACGCCGACACGCCTCGTCTATCGCCCCCCGGTCTGCGAGCCGGGCTGGCACATGGTCTGCGACATCCACAGCCACGGGCGGGGGCCCGCCTATTTCAGCGCGACCGACGATGCGGACGACGCCCACGCTACGAAAATTTCGCTCGTCATCGGCCGGCTCCACGATCCCGCTGGCCCGGTCATGGCAGCGCGGCTCTGCGCGGGCGGCATGTTCCTGGCCGTACCGCGCAGTCCATTTTCCGGAGACAATCCATGCAGCCTGAGAGCCCCAAGCGCCACTATCTTCCCGCCGCCTTCGACAACAGCGCTGTCCGAATCCTGCTCGTGGGATGCGGTGGAAACGGAGCGCAAATGCTGA
- a CDS encoding hypothetical protein (KEGG: rme:Rmet_6237 hypothetical protein): MSDHSSHFETTGGGLVLTNAVLLYQAGTPRTPSPYGAPRPDAAAFASMHAVEHDADGRPTIAAGVPLSRAQLRQWTEALGRTAVPEILPANVLVSHPDVLAWWVPEQVRQAYFALSSPPDGLRALARRTTVAVPYPAHLFVATRSGLGVYALAASERPAADTPVLHSPILNVFIQGRLCWGNIPRPKTLGVAAISEFERAVFDSWSTHPNPGQERTVTGKGGLVRLWDDLAARGARRFPVKRLRSFHPAAGQRQVRPAADAVTVGMLVAAAAGR; this comes from the coding sequence ATGTCCGATCACAGCAGCCACTTCGAAACCACTGGCGGCGGTCTCGTCCTGACCAACGCCGTTCTGCTCTATCAGGCGGGAACGCCCCGCACGCCCAGCCCTTATGGCGCTCCAAGGCCGGATGCGGCGGCCTTCGCCAGCATGCATGCCGTCGAGCACGATGCGGACGGGCGTCCGACGATCGCCGCCGGCGTGCCCCTGTCGCGGGCACAGCTGCGCCAATGGACAGAGGCGCTGGGCCGGACCGCGGTTCCAGAGATCCTGCCGGCCAATGTGCTTGTCTCCCACCCGGACGTCCTCGCCTGGTGGGTGCCGGAGCAGGTGCGCCAAGCCTATTTTGCGCTGTCGTCGCCCCCCGATGGCCTTCGGGCGCTCGCACGGCGCACTACCGTCGCGGTGCCATACCCGGCCCATCTGTTCGTCGCCACGCGCTCCGGCCTCGGCGTTTACGCGCTTGCCGCAAGCGAGCGCCCTGCCGCCGACACGCCGGTGCTCCATTCGCCGATCCTCAACGTCTTCATCCAAGGCCGGCTGTGCTGGGGCAACATCCCGAGGCCGAAAACACTGGGCGTTGCCGCCATCTCGGAATTCGAGCGCGCGGTGTTCGACAGCTGGTCAACTCACCCCAACCCCGGCCAGGAGCGGACGGTCACGGGGAAGGGCGGCCTGGTCAGGCTCTGGGACGATCTTGCCGCGCGCGGCGCGCGTCGTTTTCCGGTGAAGCGGCTCCGATCCTTCCATCCTGCCGCCGGCCAGCGGCAAGTCCGTCCCGCCGCTGATGCGGTCACGGTCGGTATGCTCGTTGCCGCAGCGGCAGGGAGATGA
- a CDS encoding hypothetical protein (KEGG: eba:p1B78 hypothetical protein): MLISSLLPMLARYSLGFDLVAGANDTVTLTILPRKAEGAKDNLEASETRPISITATAAEIDAELARGPDGALGQLIASRRTLADQIAEQRQAAEAARAAAAEAAKAKAAAPKTPAPAASPKTPAPSSPPVDAKAEEPASLW; the protein is encoded by the coding sequence ATGCTGATCTCCAGCCTTCTTCCTATGCTCGCCCGCTACTCGCTCGGCTTCGATCTTGTCGCCGGCGCCAACGACACGGTCACCCTGACCATCCTTCCGCGCAAGGCCGAAGGCGCAAAGGACAATCTCGAGGCCAGCGAAACCCGGCCGATCTCGATCACGGCGACCGCCGCAGAAATCGATGCGGAGCTCGCCCGGGGCCCTGACGGCGCGCTCGGCCAGCTCATCGCCTCGCGCCGCACCCTTGCCGATCAGATCGCGGAGCAGCGACAGGCTGCCGAAGCCGCACGGGCGGCCGCCGCCGAGGCAGCCAAAGCCAAGGCGGCTGCGCCCAAGACGCCCGCGCCTGCAGCCTCACCGAAGACGCCGGCTCCCAGCAGCCCGCCGGTCGATGCCAAGGCCGAGGAGCCCGCCAGCCTCTGGTGA
- a CDS encoding ParB family protein (TIGRFAM: parB-like partition protein~PFAM: helix-turn-helix, Fis-type; ParB domain protein nuclease~KEGG: eba:p1B79 hypothetical protein), which produces MSTPEPSCATLPLSRIVKGDNPRRYFDRKKHDDLVASIRIRGILQPILVRPAPSSDDSYAIVAGERRYRAALEAFGSDGEVPAIIREMTDQEALEAAIDENDNRDDASETEQADAAVRVLAACRNDRAEAARRLGWSRAKLDRRLALAELSEAVKLALDERRIKVGHAELLAAIPADKQDKALETILGSGLDVSKTRDLLMRVTQNLGAACFDKTDCTTCPFNSAAQRTLFETHVDDGHCTNPGCFQLKTEAWETAQREEQERAAAAAKAAAPPPADDIEDEEQDDDEDDAIDQSPPEADDQEEAGDRASPSGTAATPASTPPTVVQSKGSIVQAHKPTVTVKSIAGRTSDLREATWRTALARALAGNAAHAQTAILVAAMSGTLSQIKPETLKARAGLLVGASFPELAYSAKIAEIRALPEAQAEKVLSAIGAAYAKDVLTFGHVADLARTFDVDLRDVWQVDKTFLERYTKDELRFIAQECGLVAHVSEKAFAKLLSAKKADLIAGMLNATGFDWAGRLPSSMTLDGQYGPPPVPAQAEEPLSRQAA; this is translated from the coding sequence TTGAGCACTCCAGAACCGAGCTGCGCCACGCTGCCGCTCTCGCGCATCGTCAAGGGCGACAATCCGCGTCGCTATTTCGACCGGAAAAAGCACGACGATCTCGTCGCTTCGATCCGCATTCGTGGCATCCTGCAGCCGATCCTGGTTCGTCCGGCACCCAGCTCGGACGATAGCTACGCCATCGTCGCCGGCGAGCGCCGGTACAGGGCGGCGCTGGAAGCGTTCGGTTCCGACGGCGAGGTGCCCGCGATCATCCGCGAGATGACCGACCAGGAGGCCCTCGAGGCGGCAATCGACGAGAACGACAATCGCGACGACGCCTCGGAGACGGAACAAGCGGACGCGGCCGTTCGCGTGCTCGCCGCATGCCGTAACGATCGCGCCGAGGCCGCGCGGCGTCTGGGCTGGTCGCGGGCCAAGCTCGATCGCCGCCTGGCGCTCGCCGAACTCTCCGAGGCGGTCAAACTTGCGCTCGACGAACGGCGGATCAAGGTCGGCCATGCTGAACTCCTCGCCGCGATCCCCGCCGACAAGCAGGACAAGGCCCTCGAGACCATCCTGGGCTCCGGTCTCGATGTCAGCAAGACCCGCGACCTCCTCATGCGCGTCACCCAGAATCTCGGCGCGGCGTGCTTCGACAAGACCGACTGCACCACCTGTCCGTTCAACTCGGCCGCACAGCGAACCCTGTTCGAAACCCATGTCGATGACGGCCATTGCACCAATCCGGGCTGCTTCCAGCTCAAGACCGAGGCGTGGGAAACCGCCCAACGCGAGGAGCAGGAGCGCGCCGCTGCCGCGGCCAAGGCAGCGGCGCCGCCGCCCGCAGACGACATCGAGGACGAGGAACAGGATGACGACGAAGACGACGCCATCGACCAGAGCCCGCCGGAAGCGGACGATCAGGAAGAGGCAGGCGACCGCGCCTCGCCTTCGGGCACGGCAGCCACGCCCGCATCCACGCCGCCCACTGTCGTTCAATCCAAGGGCAGTATAGTCCAGGCGCACAAGCCAACGGTCACCGTCAAGTCGATCGCCGGCCGCACCAGCGACCTGCGCGAGGCGACGTGGCGCACCGCGCTCGCCCGTGCGCTCGCCGGCAATGCCGCGCACGCCCAGACCGCGATCCTGGTCGCCGCGATGTCGGGCACGCTCTCGCAGATCAAACCGGAGACGCTGAAGGCCCGCGCCGGCCTGCTGGTGGGCGCCTCGTTCCCGGAGCTCGCCTACAGCGCCAAGATCGCGGAGATCCGCGCGTTGCCCGAGGCTCAGGCCGAGAAGGTGCTTTCCGCGATCGGCGCCGCTTATGCCAAGGATGTGCTCACCTTCGGCCATGTCGCCGACCTCGCCCGGACCTTCGACGTCGACCTGCGCGATGTCTGGCAGGTCGATAAGACATTCCTCGAGCGCTACACCAAGGACGAACTCAGGTTCATCGCCCAGGAGTGCGGCCTCGTCGCGCATGTAAGCGAAAAGGCGTTCGCCAAGCTGCTCAGTGCGAAGAAGGCCGACCTGATCGCTGGCATGCTCAACGCCACCGGCTTCGACTGGGCCGGCCGCCTGCCGAGCTCGATGACGCTCGACGGCCAATATGGCCCGCCCCCCGTGCCGGCCCAAGCCGAAGAGCCGCTCTCCCGACAAGCCGCCTGA
- a CDS encoding transposase IS116/IS110/IS902 family protein (PFAM: transposase IS116/IS110/IS902 family protein~KEGG: mes:Meso_4315 transposase IS116/IS110/IS902): MENQSSDYCVQTSVIVSVELSKRTWLVASLTPGAAKISLRTIPAGDSAALLGHLRNLESKTGERIGKPAAIRLCFEIGYDGFWLARLLRANGIDTYVLDPASFLVSRRGKRVKTDRIDAEAMIGILKAYLAGDKSVCRVVDVPTPDEEDARRVMRERGDLVHERTRIISRIRGLLALQGIQSVKAISGGDWSKQLDDMRTGDGRLLPPNLRRQIERCFGRLELLNEQIKSIERDRADVVLDEASTFPCREKAIRLEQLKGIGANSAVMLVAEVFCRKFESRRHVAAFLGLAPAPYASGDVSRDQGISKAGNHGTRVLMVELAWCWLRYQPSSELAVWYRNRFKGNGGRAAKVGIVALARKLLIALWRFVETGLVPQGAELRAV; the protein is encoded by the coding sequence ATGGAGAACCAGTCATCGGATTATTGCGTTCAGACCTCTGTCATTGTCAGCGTCGAACTCAGCAAACGCACTTGGCTTGTGGCATCGCTTACGCCAGGTGCGGCTAAGATCTCGCTGCGTACGATTCCCGCGGGCGACAGCGCAGCCCTACTCGGTCACCTTCGCAATCTCGAAAGCAAGACGGGCGAGCGTATTGGTAAGCCCGCCGCCATTCGCCTATGCTTCGAGATCGGCTATGATGGCTTCTGGCTGGCACGACTGTTGCGGGCAAATGGCATCGATACTTACGTTCTTGATCCTGCCAGCTTCCTTGTATCGCGCCGCGGCAAGCGCGTGAAGACTGACCGCATCGACGCCGAAGCCATGATCGGTATCCTCAAAGCCTATCTCGCAGGTGACAAAAGCGTGTGTCGTGTCGTGGATGTGCCAACGCCGGATGAGGAAGATGCGCGCCGAGTCATGCGCGAGCGTGGCGATCTTGTGCACGAGCGCACCCGGATTATTTCGCGAATTAGGGGACTACTGGCCTTACAAGGCATCCAGTCGGTCAAAGCGATCAGCGGCGGTGACTGGTCAAAGCAACTCGACGATATGCGTACCGGCGATGGACGGCTGCTGCCGCCAAACCTTCGTCGCCAGATTGAGCGGTGCTTCGGTCGCCTCGAGCTGCTCAATGAACAGATCAAAAGCATTGAACGCGACCGCGCCGATGTGGTTCTGGACGAAGCCTCGACGTTTCCGTGCCGCGAAAAAGCGATCCGTCTCGAGCAACTCAAGGGCATCGGTGCCAACAGCGCAGTGATGCTTGTTGCCGAGGTGTTTTGCCGCAAGTTTGAAAGCCGACGACACGTCGCTGCTTTTCTTGGGCTGGCCCCCGCGCCCTACGCGAGTGGAGACGTCTCACGCGATCAGGGCATTAGCAAGGCTGGCAACCACGGAACGCGCGTTCTGATGGTGGAGCTTGCGTGGTGTTGGCTACGATATCAGCCAAGCAGCGAGTTGGCGGTTTGGTATCGCAACCGCTTCAAGGGAAACGGCGGGCGCGCGGCCAAGGTCGGGATTGTGGCGCTCGCCCGAAAATTGCTAATCGCGCTTTGGCGCTTCGTGGAAACCGGACTGGTCCCGCAGGGCGCCGAGCTCCGCGCCGTCTGA
- a CDS encoding conserved hypothetical protein (KEGG: sma:SAV2967 hypothetical protein), whose amino-acid sequence MANEHELVADSRVVATWIEGWTIARETPPPVEDHGGFRVDVGWPQQRTRYVFTDISPALHELATTIEEPWVFLKACVSATAMRVALPEHWVIQPPGFMMKYRRIMPGDSAPPDGYLLDAAEPRPIVIVRALTPSGALVAIGRVVRVGEFAIYDRIETNAAHRRRGLARTVMKKLESIARIMVRRGRCWSPLQRVAVSMHP is encoded by the coding sequence ATGGCTAACGAACATGAGTTGGTTGCCGATTCAAGAGTTGTGGCGACTTGGATCGAAGGATGGACCATTGCCCGCGAAACGCCGCCTCCGGTCGAAGATCACGGTGGTTTCAGAGTCGATGTGGGATGGCCGCAACAACGGACGCGCTATGTCTTTACCGATATCTCGCCGGCCCTGCACGAATTGGCCACCACGATCGAGGAGCCGTGGGTTTTTTTGAAAGCTTGTGTCTCGGCGACAGCAATGCGCGTCGCCTTACCAGAACACTGGGTAATACAGCCACCGGGCTTCATGATGAAATATCGGCGCATCATGCCCGGCGATTCCGCGCCTCCTGACGGCTATCTGCTCGATGCGGCTGAACCTCGCCCCATTGTAATCGTGCGGGCGCTTACTCCGAGCGGCGCGCTGGTCGCAATCGGACGTGTCGTTCGCGTCGGTGAGTTTGCCATATACGATCGGATCGAAACCAACGCCGCTCATAGACGGCGCGGCCTCGCGCGAACCGTCATGAAGAAACTTGAATCCATCGCGCGCATCATGGTGCGACGCGGGAGGTGTTGGTCGCCACTGCAGAGGGTCGCGGTCTCTATGCATCCTTAG
- a CDS encoding putative nitric-oxide reductase (KEGG: ade:Adeh_3720 putative nitric-oxide reductase): MSTTKRLWIGLAAVIFAGFAVMLWLGSDLMRTAPPIPERVVTASGRTVFTRDDIETGQQVWQSMGGQQLGSVWGHGALIAPDWSADWLHREALAQLDAVARTKGAASFDMLSLADKAALQAELRPGFRANTYDAATGTLTISDARAAAIAGVARHYDSLFSADPATRDLRVAYAMKENTLPDPARRRELAAFFFWTAWATVTDRPGDMVSFTNNWPSEPLVGNVPTSGTFMWSLFSILFMLAGIGLLAWHYAVWHGKEPPLTPPAADPLKGIVLTPSMRASAKYFWIVIALLLAQIGLGAATAHYQVEGQHFYGINLADWLPYSLTRSWHTQLAVLWIATAWLGTGLYIAPAISGHEPPWQRAGVNFLFVSLIVIVVGAFAGQWLAVMQKMGLTENFWFGHQGWEYVDLGRFWQIYLFIGLLLWLFLVGRALWPAIRRRDEMSSIVGLLFLSTVAIGLFYGAGLMYGARSHLSEVEYWRWWVVHLWVEGFFEIFAVAVISFLFVKLGLVRGRTATVNVLFATIVFLSGGVLGMFHHLYFVGTSMAGVALGASFSALEVVPLALIGLEAMDTWSHSRATPWMARYKWPIMFFLAVSFWNLVGAGLFGFLINTPIALYYVQGLNLTPLHGHTALFGVYGMLGIGLMLFCLRGLRDHIHWNEGWLRASFWCFNIGLALMALLTLLPMGVLQLQAALDHGYAYARSAAFMDRPLIHFLVWMRTPGDVVFAAGALLLTAFVALQWLRPIPEVPASTAKANEQSV; encoded by the coding sequence ATGTCGACGACGAAACGGCTGTGGATCGGCCTGGCTGCCGTCATCTTCGCAGGATTCGCGGTGATGCTGTGGCTCGGGTCGGACCTTATGCGTACCGCGCCGCCGATCCCCGAACGGGTCGTGACCGCTTCCGGGCGCACCGTCTTCACACGCGACGATATCGAGACCGGCCAACAGGTTTGGCAGTCGATGGGCGGCCAGCAGCTCGGCAGCGTGTGGGGTCACGGCGCATTGATCGCGCCCGACTGGTCCGCCGACTGGCTGCACCGGGAGGCGCTGGCCCAGCTCGACGCCGTTGCCCGCACGAAGGGCGCGGCCAGCTTCGACATGCTGTCGCTGGCAGATAAGGCGGCTTTGCAGGCCGAGCTACGTCCCGGCTTCCGTGCCAACACCTATGACGCTGCGACCGGCACGCTGACGATCAGCGACGCGCGCGCTGCAGCGATCGCCGGCGTGGCAAGGCATTATGACAGCCTGTTCTCCGCTGACCCGGCAACGCGCGATTTGCGCGTCGCCTACGCCATGAAGGAGAACACACTTCCCGATCCGGCGCGGCGCAGGGAACTCGCGGCCTTCTTCTTCTGGACAGCCTGGGCGACCGTGACCGATCGGCCCGGCGATATGGTGAGCTTTACCAACAACTGGCCCTCCGAACCGCTGGTCGGCAACGTGCCCACGTCCGGCACCTTCATGTGGTCGCTTTTCAGCATCCTCTTCATGCTCGCCGGCATCGGCCTTCTCGCGTGGCACTATGCGGTCTGGCACGGCAAGGAACCGCCGCTCACCCCGCCCGCGGCCGATCCGCTCAAGGGGATCGTTCTGACACCCTCGATGCGTGCCAGCGCCAAATATTTCTGGATCGTCATCGCGCTCCTGCTCGCGCAGATCGGCCTGGGGGCGGCGACCGCGCATTATCAGGTCGAGGGCCAGCATTTCTACGGCATCAACCTCGCCGACTGGCTACCCTACAGCCTGACTCGAAGCTGGCACACCCAGCTCGCGGTGCTGTGGATCGCGACGGCCTGGCTCGGCACCGGCCTCTATATCGCGCCCGCCATCTCCGGCCATGAGCCGCCGTGGCAGCGCGCCGGTGTCAACTTCCTGTTCGTCAGCCTGATCGTCATCGTCGTCGGCGCGTTCGCCGGACAATGGCTGGCGGTGATGCAGAAGATGGGCCTCACCGAAAACTTCTGGTTCGGGCATCAAGGCTGGGAATATGTCGATCTTGGCCGGTTCTGGCAGATATACCTCTTCATCGGCCTGCTGCTGTGGCTCTTCCTCGTGGGTCGCGCGCTCTGGCCCGCGATCCGGCGCCGGGATGAGATGTCCTCGATCGTCGGCCTGCTGTTCCTCTCCACGGTGGCGATCGGTCTCTTCTATGGCGCGGGGCTCATGTATGGCGCGCGCAGCCACCTGTCCGAGGTTGAGTATTGGCGTTGGTGGGTGGTCCATCTCTGGGTCGAGGGCTTCTTCGAGATTTTCGCGGTCGCCGTCATCAGCTTCCTGTTCGTAAAGCTGGGGCTGGTGCGCGGCCGCACGGCCACGGTCAATGTGCTGTTCGCGACGATCGTCTTCCTGTCGGGCGGCGTGCTTGGCATGTTCCACCATCTCTATTTCGTCGGCACGTCGATGGCGGGCGTGGCGCTCGGCGCCAGTTTCTCCGCGCTTGAGGTGGTCCCGCTCGCGTTAATCGGCCTCGAGGCGATGGACACCTGGTCGCACAGTCGCGCGACGCCGTGGATGGCGCGCTACAAATGGCCGATCATGTTTTTCCTCGCGGTGAGCTTCTGGAATCTGGTCGGCGCCGGCCTGTTCGGCTTCCTCATCAACACGCCGATCGCGCTCTATTACGTCCAGGGACTCAACCTGACCCCGCTGCACGGCCATACCGCGCTCTTCGGCGTCTATGGGATGCTCGGCATCGGCCTGATGCTCTTCTGCCTGCGCGGCCTGCGCGATCATATCCATTGGAACGAAGGCTGGCTACGCGCGAGCTTCTGGTGCTTCAACATCGGGCTTGCCCTGATGGCCCTGCTCACGCTGCTGCCGATGGGCGTGCTGCAACTTCAGGCGGCGCTCGATCATGGCTACGCCTATGCGCGGTCGGCCGCGTTTATGGATCGGCCGCTGATCCATTTCCTCGTGTGGATGCGCACCCCCGGCGATGTGGTATTTGCCGCTGGCGCGCTGCTGCTGACGGCGTTTGTCGCGCTGCAATGGCTTCGGCCCATACCGGAAGTACCCGCCTCTACTGCAAAGGCGAACGAACAGAGCGTTTGA
- a CDS encoding conserved hypothetical protein (KEGG: pde:Pden_1688 hypothetical protein), with amino-acid sequence MIADDFTLARVIHVVAVLFWIGGVAFVTLVLMPAVRAGNPPAERLAAFHRIEGRFAPQARLWVLLAGASGFWMTWRADLWERFADPRLWWMQAMVAIWLVFVAMLFVIEPLYLHRRMAASPDPAADFARMERMHRLLLAASVIALIGAVGGSHGLF; translated from the coding sequence ATGATCGCGGACGATTTCACTCTTGCGCGCGTGATCCATGTCGTCGCCGTCCTGTTCTGGATCGGCGGCGTCGCCTTCGTGACGCTGGTGCTGATGCCGGCCGTGCGTGCCGGCAATCCGCCCGCTGAGAGGCTGGCGGCATTTCACCGGATCGAAGGCCGCTTCGCGCCGCAGGCTCGGCTGTGGGTTCTCCTTGCCGGCGCTAGCGGCTTCTGGATGACCTGGCGGGCGGACCTGTGGGAGCGTTTCGCCGATCCCCGCCTCTGGTGGATGCAAGCGATGGTGGCGATCTGGCTGGTGTTCGTCGCCATGCTGTTCGTCATCGAGCCGCTTTATCTGCACCGCCGCATGGCCGCTTCCCCCGATCCGGCGGCCGACTTCGCACGCATGGAGCGTATGCACCGTCTGCTGCTGGCGGCATCGGTCATCGCGCTGATCGGCGCCGTCGGCGGCAGTCACGGGCTTTTCTAA